One genomic window of Medicago truncatula cultivar Jemalong A17 chromosome 1, MtrunA17r5.0-ANR, whole genome shotgun sequence includes the following:
- the LOC25485548 gene encoding probable pectate lyase 18: MLPMSCILLMSLLCSFLPQIKAFSNLTLPHQHPYPEAVVHELHQKINVSFSRRELLSKDQGACLTGNPVDDCWRCDPNWSANRQKLAECGIGFGRAAMGGKGGQIYIVTDSSDNDPANPVPGTLRHAVIQDEPLWIIFSSSMTINLRHELIFNSYKTVDGRGANVQITGHGCITLQYISNVIIHNIHVHHCRPSGNTNIRASPTHVGFRGISDGDGISIFGSRNIWIDHCSLSYCTDGLIDAIMGSTAITISNNHFGHHDEVMLLGHNDKYTPDRGMQVTIAFNHFGEGLVQRMPRCRLGYIHVVNNDFTQWEMYAIGGSANPTINSQGNRYTAPSDANAKEVTKRVDTDDKEWSGWNWRTEGDIMVNGAFFVPSGVGMSAQYAEASSVQPKSVEQINQLTMYSGVFGDPRDNGDIYPGFNGGGTTTGANSKGYNGNGGSSNDDGDFFGMIFKGTSSQAAPLVPYSSIVFVSTFLSLLIIFNLDIITNYDILLSLL; this comes from the exons ATGCTTCCTATGAGCTGCATTCTTTTAATGTCCCTCTTGTGTTCTTTCTTACCCCAAATCAAAGCTTTCTCCAACCTCACCTTACCCCACCAACATCCTTACCCTGAGGCTGTGGTTCACGAACTTCATCA GAAAATCAATGTGTCATTTTCAAGAAGGGAACTCCTCTCAAAAGATCAAGGTGCTTGTTTAACTGGAAACCCGGTAGACGATTGCTGGCGATGCGACCCAAACTGGTCCGCAAACCGTCAGAAATTAGCGGAATGCGGAATTGGTTTCGGTCGCGCCGCCATGGGAGGTAAAGGAGGTCAGATCTACATAGTAACAGATTCCTCCGACAACGACCCAGCAAATCCAGTTCCAGGAACACTCCGTCACGCCGTGATTCAAGACGAACCACTCTGGATAATCTTCTCCTCTTCCATGACAATAAACCTCCGTCACGAACTCATCTTCAATTCTTACAAAACCGTCGACGGTCGCGGCGCAAATGTTCAAATCACCGGCCACGGTTGCATCACACTCCAATACATCTCAAACGTAATAATCCACAATATCCATGTTCATCACTGTAGACCCTCGGGGAATACTAACATACGTGCGAGTCCAACGCATGTAGGATTCAGAGGCATATCGGACGGTGACGGAATATCAATCTTCGGTTCACGTAACATCTGGATCGACCATTGCTCGTTATCTTATTGCACCGACGGTTTAATAGATGCTATAATGGGGTCCACTGCAATAACAATTTCGAATAATCATTTTGGTCATCACGATGAAGTTATGCTTTTAGGTCATAATGATAAATACACTCCAGATAGAGGAATGCAAGTAACAATAGCGTTTAATCACTTTGGTGAAGGACTTGTTCAAAGAATGCCACGTTGTAGACTTGGTTATATTCATGTTGTTAACAATGATTTTACACAGTGGGAAATGTATGCTATCGGAGGTAGTGCTAATCCTACTATTAACAGTCAGGGTAACCGTTACACAGCTCCTTCCGATGCAAATGCTAAAGAG GTGACAAAGCGCGTGGATACAGATGATAAAGAATGGAGTGGTTGGAATTGGAGGACGGAGGGGGATATAATGGTAAATGGAGCGTTCTTTGTACCGTCAGGGGTGGGGATGAGTGCTCAGTATGCGGAGGCGTCAAGTGTACAGCCAAAATCCGTGGAGCAAATTAACCAGCTTACAATGTACTCTGGTGTATTCGGTGATCCCAG GGATAATGGGGATATATATCCCGGGTTCAACGGTGGTGGGACCACGACAGGAGCCAACAGCAAGGGTTACAATGGGAATGGGGGGTCCAGCAATGACGATGGGGACTTCTTTGGTATGATATTCAAAGGTACCAGCAGCCAAGCAGCACCGCTAGTACCCTACTCATCTATTGTATTTGTTTCAACTTTTTTgtctcttttaattattttcaatttggaCATTATCACCAActatgatattttattatcattacTATGA